The following are from one region of the Candidatus Rokuibacteriota bacterium genome:
- the ilvE gene encoding branched-chain-amino-acid transaminase, translating to MKTEFKIWMNGKLVPQAEAVLPVNSAAVFYASNVFEGIRAYWNEADGELYAFRLAEHFARFRESMKMMRFTIPYQDLDLYEAVRQVLSGNEAREDIHMHLVAYVGGPGLEATSPTGMYINPRRRPRIGDGNGLKCCVSSWQRTSDNAIPIRLKCGANYQNGRLAALQAKADGYDSPIFLNQHGTVAEGTGATFFMVRKGKLVTPPVTSDILESITRSTLIESLCPALGMDVVERGIARTELYVADEAFFCGSGYEITPILSVDRFPLGDGKLGPVTQRLLNTYMNVVRGTDQRFPEWRTPVYRPVTV from the coding sequence ATGAAGACAGAGTTCAAGATCTGGATGAACGGCAAGCTCGTCCCCCAGGCGGAGGCGGTCCTGCCCGTCAACAGCGCGGCGGTCTTCTACGCCAGCAACGTCTTCGAAGGCATCAGGGCGTACTGGAACGAGGCCGACGGCGAGCTGTACGCCTTCAGGCTGGCCGAGCACTTCGCCCGGTTCCGCGAGTCCATGAAGATGATGCGCTTCACGATCCCCTACCAGGATCTGGACCTCTACGAAGCGGTCCGCCAGGTGCTGAGCGGCAACGAGGCCCGCGAGGACATCCACATGCACCTGGTCGCCTACGTCGGCGGCCCGGGGCTCGAGGCGACCTCGCCTACCGGGATGTACATCAACCCGAGGCGCCGGCCCCGCATCGGCGACGGCAACGGCCTCAAATGCTGCGTCAGCTCGTGGCAGCGCACCTCCGACAACGCCATCCCGATCCGCCTCAAGTGCGGCGCCAACTACCAGAACGGCAGGCTCGCGGCGCTCCAGGCCAAGGCCGACGGCTACGACTCGCCGATCTTCCTCAACCAGCACGGCACGGTGGCCGAAGGCACCGGCGCCACATTCTTCATGGTCCGCAAGGGCAAGCTCGTCACCCCGCCCGTGACGAGCGACATCCTGGAGTCCATCACGCGGTCAACGCTGATCGAGTCGCTCTGCCCTGCCCTCGGCATGGACGTCGTGGAGCGGGGCATCGCGCGGACCGAGCTGTACGTGGCGGACGAGGCTTTCTTCTGCGGTAGCGGCTACGAGATCACGCCCATCCTGTCCGTGGACCGCTTCCCGCTCGGTGACGGCAAGCTCGGGCCCGTCACCCAGCGCCTGCTCAACACCTACATGAACGTGGTGCGCGGCACCGACCAGCGCTTCCCGGAGTGGCGCACGCCGGTCTACCGGCCCGTCACCGTGTGA
- a CDS encoding pyridoxamine 5'-phosphate oxidase family protein, producing the protein MDDGLRANIIGYLKAHRVMTLATSAGDAPWAAGVFYVSHDFTIYFFSDPKSRHCTNVRRNPAASAAIHENYADWREIRGLQIEGRVEEVSVVEIPAMMSAYVAKFPFVRDLLTPEGLFRVGGKMIDARFYKLMPSRCVLLDNSKGFSHREEFVVS; encoded by the coding sequence TTGGATGACGGACTCCGCGCCAACATCATTGGTTATCTGAAAGCGCATCGCGTGATGACGCTGGCGACATCGGCGGGAGATGCGCCGTGGGCGGCAGGGGTGTTTTATGTCAGCCACGACTTCACGATCTATTTTTTCTCGGACCCGAAGTCACGGCACTGCACCAACGTCAGGCGGAACCCGGCGGCCTCGGCGGCGATACACGAGAACTACGCGGACTGGCGCGAGATACGCGGATTGCAGATCGAAGGCAGAGTGGAAGAAGTATCAGTGGTGGAGATACCGGCGATGATGAGCGCGTACGTGGCGAAGTTCCCGTTTGTAAGAGATCTGTTGACGCCGGAAGGGCTCTTTCGGGTTGGCGGGAAGATGATCGACGCAAGGTTTTACAAGCTCATGCCGTCACGCTGTGTTCTGCTCGATAACAGCAAGGGTTTCAGCCACCGCGAGGAGTTTGTCGTGTCATGA
- a CDS encoding TauD/TfdA family dioxygenase, which produces MALTFRKLHPHFVAEVGPVDLRQVHDPETLARIRAGMDEFAVLVFHDQPFADDEHLAFAQRLDGLLHTKSGSSALVKNRFGNEALGDISNLDENGEVMKSDNRRRMYGLGNRLWHTDASFQDPPGRYSMLSAKVVPPVAADTEYADMRAAYDALDAQMKARLDGLRVHHSIAHSRQTLGFEFSQDEQEALKGAVHPLIRTIPRSLRRSLYVASHASRIIDWPVPEGRLLLRDLIEHATQPEFVYRHSWRVGDLVIWDNRATMHRARPFDDTKYRRELRRVTTLDIPEPAHTPSARA; this is translated from the coding sequence ATGGCACTGACCTTCCGGAAGCTCCACCCGCACTTCGTGGCCGAAGTGGGCCCGGTCGACCTCCGCCAGGTCCACGATCCCGAGACCCTTGCCCGGATCCGGGCGGGGATGGACGAATTCGCGGTCCTGGTCTTCCACGATCAGCCGTTCGCCGACGACGAGCACCTCGCGTTCGCGCAGCGGCTCGACGGCCTCCTGCACACGAAATCGGGGAGCAGCGCCCTCGTGAAGAACCGCTTCGGGAATGAGGCGCTCGGCGACATCTCGAACCTCGACGAAAACGGCGAGGTCATGAAGTCCGACAATCGCCGGCGCATGTACGGGCTCGGCAATCGCCTGTGGCACACCGACGCCTCCTTCCAGGATCCGCCGGGACGGTACTCGATGCTCTCGGCGAAGGTCGTCCCACCCGTGGCCGCCGATACGGAGTACGCCGACATGCGCGCGGCCTACGACGCGCTCGACGCTCAGATGAAAGCCCGGCTGGATGGCCTGCGGGTCCATCACTCGATCGCCCACTCGCGCCAGACGCTCGGCTTCGAGTTCTCCCAGGACGAGCAGGAGGCCTTGAAGGGCGCTGTCCATCCGCTGATCCGGACGATCCCGCGCTCGCTGCGCAGGTCGCTGTACGTCGCTTCGCACGCGTCGAGGATCATCGACTGGCCGGTCCCGGAGGGGCGGCTCCTCCTGCGGGACCTGATCGAGCACGCGACCCAGCCGGAGTTCGTCTACCGCCATTCCTGGCGCGTCGGGGACCTCGTGATCTGGGACAACCGCGCCACGATGCACCGCGCGCGGCCGTTCGACGACACGAAGTATCGCCGCGAGCTGCGCCGCGTGACAACGCTCGATATCCCCGAGCCCGCCCACACTCCTAGCGCGAGGGCTTGA
- a CDS encoding ABC transporter substrate-binding protein, giving the protein MRPLLARSRIATLAVLLLLPALARPAAAAPEGTMTWGLHVTLVTKWLDPADTEAFINQFMVLYAIHDAVVKPMPAGDNTPSLAESWTASKDGLTYEFVLRKGAKFHNGDPVTAEDVKFSFDRYRGAAAKLLKDRVKEIQIVDPGRVRFHLKEAWPDFMTFYGTSATGAAWIVPKRYVEKVGDDGFKKAPIGAGPYKVVSFTPGVELIMEAYEGYWRKVPSIKRLVFRSMPDETTRAAALKAGDVDLVYLLSGPLAQEIKRTPGLRLAASMPPGVVFLDLPEQWDPKSPWHDRRVRLAASHALDRDALNQAETLGLSRTTGALIPRSLDFARVYEPPAYNPAQAKKLLAEAGYPNGFDAGDLTPFPPFFSLAEAIGNYLQAVGIRTRLRTMERAAFLTAWREHTIKGVIMGLGAPAGNAATRIEVYVTKGGIYSSGVVPEIEDLYQRQARELDRKKREAMLYQIQQIMHDRVMHVPIYELAFPWGIGPRVEEACVNHIKGFSYSAPYEDLKLKPSR; this is encoded by the coding sequence ATGAGACCACTGCTCGCCCGTTCACGGATCGCCACGCTGGCCGTCCTGCTGCTCCTCCCGGCCCTCGCCCGGCCCGCCGCGGCGGCCCCCGAGGGGACGATGACCTGGGGGCTTCACGTCACCCTCGTCACGAAATGGTTGGATCCGGCCGACACCGAGGCGTTCATCAACCAGTTCATGGTGCTGTACGCCATCCACGACGCGGTGGTGAAGCCCATGCCGGCCGGAGACAACACGCCGAGCCTGGCGGAGTCCTGGACGGCGTCGAAGGACGGGCTGACCTACGAGTTCGTCCTGCGCAAGGGCGCAAAGTTTCACAACGGCGACCCGGTGACGGCGGAGGACGTCAAGTTCTCGTTCGATCGGTACCGGGGCGCCGCGGCCAAGCTCCTCAAGGACCGGGTGAAGGAGATCCAGATCGTCGATCCCGGCCGAGTGCGCTTTCATCTTAAGGAGGCGTGGCCCGACTTCATGACCTTCTACGGCACGTCCGCCACGGGGGCCGCGTGGATCGTGCCGAAGCGCTACGTCGAGAAGGTGGGCGACGACGGCTTCAAGAAGGCGCCGATCGGTGCGGGGCCGTACAAGGTGGTGAGCTTCACGCCGGGGGTGGAGCTGATCATGGAGGCGTACGAGGGTTACTGGCGAAAAGTCCCCTCCATCAAGCGGCTCGTGTTCCGCAGCATGCCGGACGAGACGACCCGCGCCGCGGCCCTCAAGGCGGGCGATGTGGATCTCGTCTATCTCTTGAGCGGGCCGCTGGCCCAGGAGATCAAGCGGACGCCGGGGCTGCGGCTGGCCGCCTCCATGCCTCCCGGCGTCGTGTTCCTGGACCTGCCCGAGCAGTGGGATCCGAAGTCGCCCTGGCATGACCGGCGCGTGCGGCTGGCGGCCAGCCACGCTCTCGACCGCGATGCCCTCAACCAGGCGGAGACCCTCGGGCTCTCGCGCACCACCGGCGCCCTCATCCCTCGGAGCCTGGACTTCGCGCGGGTCTACGAACCGCCCGCCTACAATCCTGCCCAAGCCAAGAAACTGCTGGCCGAGGCGGGCTACCCCAACGGGTTCGACGCCGGCGACCTGACCCCGTTTCCCCCGTTCTTCTCGCTGGCCGAGGCGATCGGTAACTACCTCCAGGCGGTGGGCATCCGGACGCGCCTGCGCACGATGGAGCGCGCCGCCTTCCTCACTGCGTGGCGCGAGCACACGATCAAGGGCGTGATCATGGGCCTGGGCGCCCCTGCCGGCAACGCGGCGACACGGATCGAGGTGTACGTGACCAAGGGCGGCATCTATTCCTCTGGAGTCGTGCCGGAGATCGAAGATCTCTACCAGCGCCAGGCCCGGGAGCTGGATCGGAAGAAGCGCGAGGCCATGCTCTACCAGATCCAGCAGATCATGCACGACCGCGTGATGCACGTGCCGATCTACGAGCTGGCCTTCCCCTGGGGTATCGGGCCGCGCGTCGAGGAAGCGTGTGTCAACCACATCAAGGGATTCTCCTACTCGGCGCCCTACGAGGATCTGAAGCTCAAGCCCTCGCGCTAG
- a CDS encoding MFS transporter — MRPTVRRRLTVAALFVVTCGISTPLAAYGVFLPVLAEAFGWSRGAISTALSINLVLGGLAGLGIGALADRHGPRVLLAPTVALAGAAFALVSTVGALWQLYLFVGVLGGVGMSSFYLLSATTVARWFDERRGLALALVLVGFNLGYILGGPLAAWLIAEVGWRVAYALLGGGSGMITMLAALSVRLPRPSEAAALRLLSGRPSGQPSGQPSGQADATDVAHRSGRPAHGHGSGATLRDALADSRQWCLNVAWLLLGGLAFMVTVHIVPFARDQGVSLADASLALTAYGIGSVVGRVAAGAMSDRIGTVTTMRIAYAVQALALLALLWLPSRETLFGSLAAFGAGFAAADTMIAKVIPDVFGVRAIGAIMGVLTLGWRSGAALGPAAAGFLYDLSGSYAVPFGAAPGVVLVSWALFAVATSGRARR; from the coding sequence ATGCGCCCGACCGTCCGTCGCCGGTTGACCGTGGCCGCGTTGTTCGTGGTCACCTGCGGCATCTCGACCCCGCTCGCCGCCTACGGGGTGTTCCTGCCGGTCCTCGCGGAGGCCTTCGGGTGGAGCCGCGGCGCGATCTCGACGGCGCTCTCGATCAACCTGGTGCTGGGCGGCCTGGCCGGCCTCGGGATCGGCGCTCTCGCGGACCGCCACGGGCCCCGCGTGCTCCTCGCCCCGACGGTGGCCCTGGCCGGCGCGGCCTTCGCCCTCGTCTCGACGGTCGGCGCGCTGTGGCAGCTCTACCTCTTCGTCGGCGTGCTGGGCGGCGTGGGCATGTCGAGCTTCTACCTGCTCAGCGCGACAACGGTCGCGCGATGGTTCGACGAGCGCCGCGGCTTAGCACTGGCCCTCGTCCTGGTCGGGTTCAACCTTGGGTACATCTTGGGCGGTCCCCTGGCGGCGTGGCTCATCGCTGAGGTGGGCTGGCGCGTGGCCTACGCGCTCCTCGGTGGAGGCTCCGGCATGATCACGATGCTCGCGGCGCTCTCCGTCCGCCTGCCTCGCCCGTCGGAAGCGGCGGCGCTTCGCCTGCTGTCGGGACGGCCGTCGGGACAGCCCTCGGGACAGCCATCGGGACAAGCGGACGCGACGGATGTCGCCCACCGGTCCGGCAGGCCCGCGCACGGTCACGGGTCGGGCGCCACGCTCCGCGACGCGCTCGCCGACTCGCGCCAGTGGTGCCTGAACGTCGCGTGGCTCCTCCTCGGCGGCCTCGCGTTCATGGTCACCGTCCACATCGTGCCGTTCGCGCGCGACCAGGGTGTCAGCCTCGCCGACGCCTCGCTCGCGCTCACCGCGTACGGCATCGGCTCCGTGGTCGGGAGGGTCGCCGCGGGCGCCATGTCCGATCGAATCGGCACCGTCACGACCATGCGGATCGCCTACGCCGTCCAGGCCTTGGCGCTGCTGGCCCTCCTGTGGCTGCCCTCGCGCGAGACGCTGTTCGGCTCGTTGGCGGCGTTCGGGGCGGGCTTCGCGGCGGCGGACACGATGATCGCGAAGGTCATCCCCGACGTGTTCGGCGTGCGGGCGATCGGCGCCATCATGGGCGTGCTGACGCTCGGCTGGCGCTCCGGAGCCGCGCTGGGGCCGGCCGCCGCGGGATTCCTCTACGACCTGAGCGGGTCGTACGCCGTGCCGTTCGGGGCGGCGCCGGGGGTCGTCCTGGTGAGCTGGGCGCTCTTCGCGGTCGCGACTTCGGGCCGCGCTCGGCGCTGA
- a CDS encoding CoA transferase: MLEGFRVLDLTWVLGGPCATQLLAQLGADVIKVEAPAGDMSRKIPPHFVDGESSFFLSVNRGKRSVALDLKHVDGMATLRDLVRVSDVVIYNFTPNVPRRLGIDHASLLTLNPRICVGEMIGLHDEGEYAPIPAFDLAIQALAGVMSITGDADGQPARVG; the protein is encoded by the coding sequence ATGCTTGAGGGGTTCCGTGTCCTCGACCTGACTTGGGTACTGGGTGGCCCGTGCGCGACGCAGCTACTCGCTCAGCTCGGCGCAGATGTTATCAAGGTCGAGGCGCCCGCCGGCGACATGTCCCGGAAGATCCCCCCTCATTTCGTGGACGGCGAGTCGTCGTTCTTCCTCTCGGTAAACCGCGGCAAGCGCAGCGTGGCCCTGGATCTCAAGCACGTGGACGGGATGGCGACGCTCCGGGACCTGGTCCGCGTCTCGGATGTGGTGATTTACAACTTCACCCCGAACGTGCCGCGCCGGCTCGGTATCGACCACGCATCCCTCCTGACGCTGAATCCAAGGATCTGTGTCGGGGAGATGATCGGACTGCACGACGAGGGGGAGTACGCGCCAATCCCCGCCTTTGACCTGGCGATCCAGGCGCTCGCCGGCGTAATGAGCATTACAGGAGATGCCGACGGGCAACCGGCGCGTGTCGGCTAA
- a CDS encoding aldo/keto reductase, whose protein sequence is MLDVFTTRRELLKAGIGSGAALLLSSGRLWAQPGPLIERAIPSSGERLPVIGIGTARRWEKVTTPAEMAPLREVLRQLAERGGKVVDTAPSYGTAEAVVGELVGELGVRASLFLATKVGATGREAGIQEIEASFRRLRTSRVDLIAVHNLRDTATQLRTLRELKQAGRIRYVGITTSFPRQYPDFERTMRAETLDFIQVDYALDSREAAATILPLAADRGMAVMINLPFGRGRLFQAVQGKALPPWVSSFDCASWAQFFLKYIVSHPAVTCCVPGTARVDYLLDNLGAAQGRLPDAATRRRMEEFIGRL, encoded by the coding sequence GTGCTAGACGTGTTCACGACTCGCCGGGAGCTGCTCAAAGCCGGTATCGGATCGGGCGCCGCGCTCCTGCTGTCCTCGGGACGGCTCTGGGCCCAGCCGGGGCCGTTGATCGAGCGAGCCATTCCGTCGTCGGGCGAGCGCCTGCCGGTGATCGGCATCGGGACGGCGAGGCGATGGGAGAAGGTGACGACGCCCGCCGAGATGGCGCCGCTCCGAGAAGTTCTGCGCCAGCTCGCTGAGCGGGGGGGCAAGGTGGTCGACACGGCGCCGTCCTATGGCACCGCCGAGGCGGTGGTCGGCGAGCTCGTGGGCGAGCTGGGCGTCCGCGCGTCGCTCTTCCTCGCCACCAAGGTCGGCGCCACGGGGCGGGAGGCGGGGATCCAGGAGATCGAGGCGTCGTTCCGGCGACTGCGGACCTCCCGCGTCGATCTCATCGCCGTCCACAACCTGCGCGACACGGCGACACAGCTCCGGACGCTGCGCGAGCTCAAACAGGCGGGCCGCATCCGCTACGTGGGGATTACCACCTCGTTTCCGCGGCAGTATCCGGACTTCGAGCGGACGATGCGGGCCGAGACGCTCGACTTCATCCAGGTGGACTACGCGCTCGACAGCCGGGAAGCGGCGGCCACGATCCTGCCGCTGGCGGCCGATCGGGGCATGGCGGTGATGATCAACCTGCCGTTCGGGCGGGGCCGGCTCTTCCAGGCGGTGCAGGGCAAGGCGCTGCCGCCCTGGGTGAGCAGCTTCGACTGCGCGAGCTGGGCCCAGTTCTTCCTCAAGTACATCGTGTCGCACCCGGCGGTCACCTGCTGCGTGCCGGGGACCGCGAGGGTCGACTACCTCCTCGACAATCTCGGCGCCGCGCAGGGCAGGCTGCCGGACGCGGCGACGCGCCGGCGGATGGAAGAGTTCATCGGCCGGCTCTGA
- a CDS encoding branched-chain amino acid ABC transporter permease: protein MHLGALGFRFRAVRENEAAAQAMGINPVAVRLAAMSITGALTAIGGTIYAQYLLFLDPRTFFGPDVTIKVILFTLVGGMGTVWGPVVGTAVLYPAGEWLRGAFGGQVPGLDILFYGSLVIICCLTFPAGIVGSIGRRPAREGDGPAPGPQPR, encoded by the coding sequence GTGCACCTCGGTGCGCTTGGTTTCCGCTTCCGCGCGGTGAGGGAGAACGAGGCGGCGGCGCAAGCGATGGGCATCAACCCGGTTGCCGTCCGTCTCGCCGCGATGAGCATCACCGGTGCCCTCACGGCGATCGGCGGGACCATCTACGCGCAGTACCTCCTCTTCCTCGACCCGCGGACGTTCTTCGGCCCAGACGTCACGATCAAGGTCATCCTCTTCACGCTGGTCGGGGGCATGGGCACGGTCTGGGGGCCGGTGGTCGGAACGGCCGTCCTCTATCCGGCGGGTGAGTGGCTGCGGGGGGCCTTCGGCGGTCAGGTCCCGGGCCTTGACATCCTCTTCTACGGCTCGCTCGTGATCATCTGCTGTCTGACGTTCCCGGCCGGCATCGTCGGGTCGATCGGACGCCGCCCGGCGCGCGAAGGCGACGGCCCCGCACCAGGCCCACAACCTCGGTAA
- a CDS encoding TIGR03617 family F420-dependent LLM class oxidoreductase, translating to MRVETLLPIGKVDPGLRDVSMRLDLLKVPDMAREVEALGYDGLVSGETKNDPYVPLVLGAPSTERIRLTTAVVIAFPRSPTVTALTAWDVQSLSKGRFVLGLGPQVKGHIERRFGMAWAPPLPRMREYILAVRAVWNCWQNRVPLDFQGEHYKLSLMVPLFDPGPIDYPDIPIQLAAVNTGMCRLAGELCQGFRPHPICTPKYIAEVMVPSAQAGAKKAGRDLKGFDLIPSPLIATAATPALLEERIRDVRSRISFYASTRTYRAVFEHHGWGALVDELHEYSVKKRWEELPKRITDEVLDTIAVIGTYDELAAKLRKRYGSVATGIEFGLPLRTPADREALQHIIGELHR from the coding sequence ATGAGAGTTGAGACGCTGCTCCCCATCGGCAAGGTCGATCCCGGCCTGCGCGACGTGTCCATGAGGCTCGACCTGCTCAAGGTCCCCGACATGGCCCGCGAGGTCGAAGCGCTGGGATACGACGGCCTCGTCAGCGGCGAAACCAAGAACGATCCCTACGTCCCGCTCGTGCTCGGCGCGCCGAGCACGGAGCGCATCCGGCTCACCACTGCCGTCGTCATCGCATTCCCGCGCAGTCCGACGGTCACGGCCCTCACGGCCTGGGATGTCCAGTCGCTCTCGAAGGGCCGCTTCGTCCTGGGGCTCGGCCCCCAGGTGAAGGGCCACATCGAGCGGCGCTTCGGCATGGCGTGGGCGCCGCCGCTGCCACGCATGCGAGAATACATCCTCGCCGTTCGGGCCGTCTGGAACTGCTGGCAGAACCGCGTGCCCCTTGACTTCCAGGGCGAGCACTACAAACTCTCGCTCATGGTCCCGCTGTTCGACCCCGGCCCGATCGATTACCCGGATATCCCCATCCAGCTCGCCGCCGTCAACACGGGGATGTGCCGGCTGGCCGGAGAGCTATGCCAGGGGTTCCGGCCCCATCCGATCTGCACGCCGAAGTACATCGCTGAGGTCATGGTCCCGAGCGCGCAGGCGGGCGCGAAGAAGGCGGGACGCGACCTCAAGGGGTTCGACCTGATCCCGAGCCCGCTCATCGCGACGGCAGCCACGCCCGCGCTCTTGGAGGAGAGGATCCGGGACGTCCGGTCGCGCATCTCCTTCTATGCGTCGACCCGCACCTACCGCGCGGTCTTCGAGCATCACGGCTGGGGGGCGCTGGTCGACGAGCTCCACGAGTACTCGGTGAAGAAGCGCTGGGAGGAGCTGCCCAAGCGCATCACCGACGAGGTGCTCGACACCATCGCGGTGATCGGGACCTACGACGAGCTTGCCGCGAAGCTCAGGAAGCGCTACGGAAGCGTCGCGACGGGGATCGAGTTCGGTCTGCCGCTTCGCACCCCGGCTGATCGCGAAGCGCTGCAGCACATCATCGGTGAGCTCCATCGCTGA
- a CDS encoding nitrate reductase cytochrome c-type subunit — MGGRAAGPRYVCVSCHAAKTDAPNLVGNRFRP, encoded by the coding sequence GTGGGCGGCCGGGCGGCCGGGCCGCGCTACGTCTGCGTGTCCTGCCACGCCGCCAAGACCGACGCGCCGAACCTGGTGGGGAACCGCTTCCGCCCCTGA